CCGGATGGGGAGATTCTTCGAGAAAAACGCCGGAAAATCCTTCCGCCAGGCAACATATTTTGCCCGCGCGGGGCCGGGAACCGTTGCTTTCCGCCAGGGAATAACCTGAATTACGCTTTACTTGCCGGCCGGGAACGAGCGAACCCCTTCGGCCAGACTGAGCAGCGTGCCGACGAGACCGGAGACCTCCTGGGGCAGGATCAGTTTGGTCGCTTGACCGTTCCCCAGATTTTGAGCGACTTGGACGGCGGCTTCTAGAGATTTGAGGGCCAGCAGGGCTTGGTTCGAATCCTGCGCGTTGAGCGCCTGGGAGATCTGGGCGAGCCCCTGCGCCTGAGCGCTGAGTTGTTTGAGGATGGCGGCCGATTCGGCCTCGGCCCAATTCAACCGGGCGATTTTTTCCCCTTCGGACTCCAGCTGCTGTGCTTCTTTCCGGCCCTGGGCCACCAGGATCTGTTGCTCCCGGGCCGCTTCCGCCTCCAGCAGGGTTTTCTGTTTTTGGGCCTCGGCCGCCAACACTTCCTCGGCTTTTTTGGCCTCCGCTTCCAGGATAGCCTGCTGTTTGGCGCCTTCGGCCTTGAGGATCATCGCTTCTTTTTCGGCCTGGGCCACCAGGACTTGGACCCGGCGTTCCCGTTCGGCGATCATCTGTTTTTCCATCGGATCCTTCAGATCGGACGGCGGAATGATCTCCTGGACTTCGACGCGTTGGATCTGAACCCCCCATTTGCCGGTGGCTTCGTGCAACCCGGCTTGGAGGCTCCGGTTCAATTGCTCGCGGGAGCCGAGGCTGACATCCAGGTCCATCCGGCCGAACTCATTGCGGACATGGGTCAATGCCAACTGCTCCAAGGCTTTGGGAAGATCGGTGATCCCGTAGACGGTCTGCTCCGGCTGGGTCACCCGGTAGTAAATGATGGTGTCCACGTCGACCGGGACGTTGTCGTGGGTGATGACATGCTGTTTGCACATGTCGAAGATCTGCTCCCGGAGGTCGATGCGGTACGGTCCGAAATCCTTGCGGTACTCTTCGCGGTTGATGAATCCCACCACCCGAAAGGTCTCCAGCAACGGAATCCGGAAATGGATACCGCTGTAGACCACCCGGTGAAACTTGCCGAGCCGCTCCAGAACCGCGGCTTGACCCTGGGAAACCATGAAGCATCCTCCCAGGAGGATGAAGGCGACGAGAACTCCCAACCCGATCAGGGCGAGGAGCGGAATCCAGAACATGCGGCCAACCCCCTAACTTGGACACCCGGCACATGGAGTCCAAACTTCCGGCTCAATGTTATGCTATGCGGCCGCCGTCCCGAACATGACGGATTGCTTGACCGTATTTGGATTATCTTGCCAAATAAAATCGCCCCGCCCCAGGAGGGGGGAGCGACTGACGGCGAGTTCGACGGGCGGAAGCGGCATTTCCGCTTAGATGCTCTGCGCACTTTGGCGGATGATCGCCGCGGGGATCTGGTCTTTGATCCCTTTCACCTTGAACTCCATGGCGCAGTGCGGGCAGGTGACTTCCTGGCGGGATTCGCTCAGCGGGAGCGCCATGGCCCCTTCGCAGCGGGGGCAAAGGATCACCACTTGGCCGGCAGGATTGCCGGCCGGCGAGGCCGGGATCTCCGGGGCGGCCGCTTCGCGCATCAGCTCCTGGGCGATGGAATAGCCGCAACTGGAGCAGGTGAAGAGCGGGGTGGCGGCGGAGACGGGGAAGATCGGGATGAAAAAGAACGAAATATACTGGCGGACCAGAATCTCCTGGAAATTACGGAGATCGTTGCAATGCGGGCAATGACGGCGCAGGGTTTGCTGGCCGGTCTTCTTGACCGGGGTGAAACCGAAAATAAAGAACATGACAGCACCTCTATCCATTATCAATTGCCCTGCCCCCGGAGCGGATTGCTTCGTCACGGCCGGGCGTTCGGAAAAAACTTTTGATCGCAACCGTTTTTATTCTATTTGTCATCTTTTCTGAAAATCCTGCCCGATCCGGAAAATTGGCTTCATTTTGAATTCAGGCTGCGGAATGAATACGGCCTTAACTTTAAAGCCAGGGGATAAAGTCTTTTAAACCGGAAATTGTCGTGCAAAACGATATCAAACGACTTATCCCTCGTTTTTCTGAGCTTTTGTGAACACCCCGACCTTCGGACGGGGTTTATCACAACGCTTTTAATGGGATTGTAAGATCCGGAAGCCTATTTGTGTTATAATATTAAAAATGGTTCGTAGGAACCAAAAAGCAATCAGAGCACAGGGGGAATGAAATTGGACAAGGAGCAGATCATAGCCAAGATTTGTGATTGCGGGTTGGTGGCGGTCGTTCGCGCCGAAACCAGCGATCAAGCGATTAAAATCGCCGAAGCTTGCGCCAGCGCCGGCGTGGCCGGAATCGAGATTACCTTTACCGTGCCGGGAGCGGCCGATGTCATTAAGGATTGCGCCAAGAAGTTCAATAACGGCGAGATTATTATCGGCGCCGGAACCGTGATGGATCCGGAGACCGCCCGCACCGCCATTCTGGCCGGCGCCCAATATGTGGTCAGCCCGTATCTGAGCAAAGAAACGGTTACGCTTTGCAACCGGTACCGGGTGCCGGTGATGCCCGGCGCGATGACCATTCGCGAGGCCGTGGAATGCATGGAGGCTGGCGCGGACATCGTCAAGATCTTCCCCGGCGAATTGTTCGGGCCCGCGATCATTAAATCGATTCGCGGACCGATTCCGTATGCCAAGATGATGCCCACCGGCGGCGTGAGCCTGGAGAATGTCGGCGAATGGATCAAAGCCGGCGCGGTTGCGGTCGGCGTGGGCGGCAACCTGATCGGTCCCGCCAAGACCGGCGACTATGAGTCCGTCGCCCGGATCGCCAAGGAATACATCGCCAAGATCAAAGAAGCGCGGAGCAAGAAGTAAGACTTCGGTCACGGGTCGCCAATCGACCCGAAGCGAGGATCAACGCTCGAATTGGACCACCCCGGCATTTATGCCGCGGTGGTTTTTTCATGGCCGGGCGCCGGGCGGGTTGGGTCGCCCGCAAGAAAAAAATAGGAAGGTGGGAAATCAAAAGTTCCTTTTTTCATGGCGATCGCGATTGGCGATCATTCCAATGCCATTGGCGGGATTGCCAATGCATTTTGACGGATGGCGATTTCATTTGGCAAGGCCGCAATTTCATTTGGCAGGGTTGCAAATTCGCTCGGACGGTCGGCAATAGCAATTGGAAGGATGGGAAATTCATTTTTCATGGTTGCCAATTGGATTTGCAGGGGGACAATTGCAATCGGACGGCCTGAGAAGTTAAAAAACGGCATGAAAAATTATTTGAGCGCGGTTTTGTGATTTTTTCGAAGCCGCGCTTTGTCAATTTCCCTCTTGCCGGGCTGCGCCGAAATGGTGTGAAGCTCGCCCGGGCTACCAGTTGCGCACCAGTTCGTCCAGGCGACCCGGGGCGACGGGAGCCGGCCGGATATCGCGAGCCGGCCGTTCCGGCTGGCTCGGGGACGAAAGAGCGGAATCCGGGTGCGGGGAAAGGCGCTGCAACACCGGGCCGGGCACCGGTTCCAGCGCGGCGGCGGCCAGGGATCCGACCAGCCTTTGGCCTGACATGACCTCGTTCAGGTCGACCTCGAGGCGGAGAACCTTCGGCATGGGGATCATCTGCAGCTTTTTCTCCTGGCGCAGCATGAGATAATCGGCGTCCCAGCCCAAGACGGTCCCGGAGACGGCCGTTCCGCCCTCCAGATGAACCCGGATCTCAAACTGGTTTTGCAATAGATTCTTCAAGATCAAGCCGCTGTTATAGAAGCCGGGTTCGGTCATGAGTACGGATCGCCACCTCGTCTGCACTGGAATAGAGTTGCTTATTCGATGGCGCTCCCGCTTTTCCTCTTGTTTCCAAGATAAAATATAGCAGATTAGGGAGGAAAAAACATTTGCGGTGCCGCGCCGGGCCGGATCTTTCCGCCGGACGCGGGCCAAACCGCAGATATTGGATCGCGGGAACCGGGAGGAGATCATTTATGGATGTCGAAGTTATCGAAAAAACGGGTTCATGAAAAAGCTTTGCATGATCTCCCGGAGTCTGCCCGTCGGCCGGAGATCCCGCCCCTCATGCGGGTTCCGGGCCGGGGCGATGGGATGCCATTTTTGGAAACAGATCTGAGGTGACGCATTTTGATTCAGTTCCAAGGGGTTAGCAAGGTGTATCCCAATGGGGTCGTGGCGCTCAACGAAATTGACCTGTCCATTGAGAAAGGCGAGTTTGTATTCATGGTCGGTCCCAGCGGCGCCGGCAAGACCACCTTTATCAAGTTGGTCATCCGCCGGGAACTGCCGAATCAGGGGCAGATTTACATCGGCCGGAAGAATCTGGCCCGGATGAAGGAACGCGAGATACCCCGTTTTCGCCGGAATATCGGGGTGATTTTTCAAGATTATAAGCTTTTGCCGAACAAAACCGTCTTTGAAAACGTCTCTTTTGCATTGGAGGTTATTGAGGCCTCGCGCAGGGAGATCATGCGGCAAGTTCCGGCAGTGCTTGAACTGGTTGGCTTGAAAGATAAGGCCAATGTGTTTCCACAGGAACTCTCGGGGGGCGAACAACAACGGGTCTCATTGGCCCGCTCCATTGTGAATCGCCCCTTGCTGTTATTGGCGGATGAGCCCACCGGAAACCTGGACCCCGATACCTCCTGGGGGATCATGGACCTGCTGATGGAGATCAACAAGCGGGGCACCACCATCGTGATGGCCACCCATAACAAGTCCATCGTGGATCGGATGCGCCGCCGGGTCATCGCCATGGAGAACGGCAAAATCACCCGGGACGAGCAAAAGGGGGTATACGGGCTTGAAGGTTAGAACGCTGTGGTACTTTTCGCGGGAAGCCGGAGTCGGTCTGGGCCGCAATGGGTTGATGAGCTTCGCCGCGACAGCTACCGTAACCCTCTCGCTGATGCTGCTGAGCTGTTTTTACATTGTGATTGCCAACTGCAACCATTTTGTGAATATGGCCAAAGGAGTCCTGGAGATCCGGGTCTATCTGAAAGACGGCTCCGATCCGGTGGCCGTGCAACAAAGAATCGCCGAGTTGACTGGGGTCAAACGCCTCCGCTACGTCTCCAAGAACGACGGCGCCAAATGGCTGGAGAAGAATCTGGGCGTCGCCGATCTTTTTACCGAGAATGAGAATCCCCTGCCCGACATGGTCAATATCAAGCTGACCGACGACGCCAAGGTGAAGCCGCTGGTCCAGCAGCTCACCGCGCTCGAGGGCGTGGCCGAGGTGGAGTACGGTAAGACCTTTGTGGAATCGATGCTCATCGTGACCCGGGTCATCGGGGTGATCGGCTTCGGACTGGTGCTCATCATCGGCCTGGTGGTCCTGTATATTATTGTCAACACGATCCGCCTCACGGTGCTGGCCCGCAGGAAAGAGATTGAGATCATGAAGCTGGTCGGCGCCACCGATTGGTTTATCCGGCTGCCTTTCATGCTGGAAGGGATCTTCATCGGCCTGGGCGGCGCCTTCATCTCCATCGTGGTCATGTCCAAGGGCTACCATTTGTTGCTGGCCTACATCAAACAGCTGGCGCCGTTTATTCCGCTCTTGTCGGAGCGGCTGATCAATCAAGGGTTGTATCTGATCATTCCAGCGCTCGGCGTGTGCTTTGGGGCGTTGGGAAGCCTCCTGTCGCTCAAACGGTTTCTCCGGGTCTGAAGCGGCCGGAGAAAGAGGAGTCGCCTCCTTGGCGAACGGGCGGTTTCGTTTTCGCTTGCATAAAGATGGCCCGGTCTGGGAAGACCGTGGGAAGAGAATCAATGAAGGAATGAGGGTTTCCGCCGCTGACGGCCCGATGAGAATCGGGCCTGTTCTTTGAGAATTTGTCGTTTGAGCTGGAAAAGCGATCCGTGAAGGAGGGTGGGGATGGATGGCACGACCATTCCGGCAGGCAATCATTTTTTTGCTGCCGATAGTCATTCTGGCGGGCGCAACGACGGGATGGAGCGCTTCGAACCAGGACTTGGAACGGAAGATCGACCAGACCAAAAGGAAGCTGACCCAGACCAGGAACCGCGAGAAATCCGTCCTGGGGAATCTGTTGTCGACTCAAAAAAAGGCCGAGACGGTCCGTTCCAATCTGCAACAGATCAACTCCAAGCTGGACAAGACCGAAGAAAGCATCGACAAGGTCAGAGACCAGATCAACCTCACCCTGAACCAACTGGAAGCGATCCGCAACCGCATCCGGGATCGAAAGTCGGTTCTAGGCAAACGTCTGGCAACTATATATAAATATGGGTACCAAAGTTATTTGGAAGTGCTTTTTGCAGCCCGCGACTATGGCGAATTCGTCTCCCGTTTTGAAATGGTCGGACGGTATGTCCGCGGCGATCTGGCCCTGCTCAAGGAACTCCAGGATCAGCAAGAGGAAGTCGCCCGGAAAAAAGAAGTGATCGCCCGGCAACACGAGGAACTGCGGCAGCAGCAAACGGCCTATGCCCAGCTGCAGAAGTCGGCCAAGAACGAGCACAGCCGCTGGCTCTCGAAGATGCAGGAACAACAGAGGCAATTGGCGGCGATCCAAAATGACCGCCGCTCCCTCGAACGCGCCCTGGACGAGTTGGAGGAGCTCTCCAAACAGATGGAATCACAGATCCGGGGGATGCAGAATAATAGCAAGGTCGCGCTGGGCACCGGCCGATATATCTGGCCCACCCGCGGCACGATCACCTCGTATTTCGGATACCGGATTCATCCCATCTTGCGGAAGCGCAAATACCACTCGGGCCTGGACATCGCCGCCCCGCGGGGCCGGTCGATCGTCGCCGCCGACAACGGAGTGGTCATCTTCAGCGGCCGCAACGGCGGGTACGGCAAGATGATCATCATCGACCACGGCGCCGGGTATTCGACAGTGTACGCGCATTGCGACTACTTGCTGGTTGCCCAGGGACGGTCCGTCACCAAGGGGCAGGAGATTGGCAAAGTGGGAACCACCGGACTGGCGACCGGTCCGCACGTCCATTTTGAAGTGCGGAAAAACGGTGTTCCGGTGAACCCGCTGGATTATTTGTAGCCTCCCGGATGATGTGAGAAATTTGGAACGATCGCGCATCAGGGGATGGTTTTCGGAATCTGGTTTCATCAAAAGGAGCGGTCCATTTGTCAAAAATACGCCGGATCTGGCTGGCTGTAATATTGATCCCCGCCTTGTTGGCCGCGGGCGTCCTGGGTTGGTGGTGGCAGTCCAAAGTCCGCAACGGGCGGTACCGCGATTTGCTGCCCGCCTTTTATGTCATGGGTGTCCTCAAACTCAGCTACTATCAGCCGGTCAATCTGGACGCCTTGCTGAATGCCTATTGGAAGACGGGCAACATCACCGGAATGTTGAAAGTATTGAACGATCCCTATACCCGCTATCTGGACCGCAATGCCTACGCCGAACTGAAAAAAGAGACCCAAGGCAGCTTCGGCGGGATTGGGGTTTACCTGATTCCCAAAGCGGACCAGTTGATCATCTCGACGGTGGTCAAAGGGTCGCCCGGCGCCAAGGCCGGGCTACAGCAGGGCGACCGCATCACCAAGGTCGGCGACCAATGGGTCAAGGACCTCAGCGCGGAGGTGGCCATCGCCAAGATCCGCGGTCCGGCGGGCTCGGCGGTGGACCTGCAGATCAGCCGGGGCGAGGGGCAGGACCGCCGGGAGCTTTCCTTCCGGATCATGCGCGAGAATATCCTGATTCCCACGGTGGAGATGACGACCAAGGCCGATCCGGTGCTCGGCAAGATCGGTTTTATCAAGATTTCGCAGTTCGCGGAGACCACCCCCGCCGATCTGGCCGGGAAACTGGCTGAGATCGACCGGGATGCCGCCTACCGCGGCTTAGTCCTGGACCTGCGCGCCAATCCGGGGGGCTCCCTGGAAGCGGCGCACAAGGTCGCCAGCCATTTCATTCCGGCCGGCGCGCCGGTGCTGCATATTCAGCGCCGGGGCTATCCCGAGGAGAGCCTGCCGGCCGAGGATTACCGGCACCGCAGGCTGCCCATGGTGGTACTGGTCGACAGTTGGAGCGCCAGCGCCTCGGAGATTGTGGCCGGAGCCATCAAAGACCAGAAACGGGCGACTCTGGTCGGAACCCATACTTTCGGCAAGGATCTGATCCAGGAAGTGAAGGAGTTGCCGGGGGAGACGGCGATTACGGTGACCATCGCCAGTTATCTCACGTCCGGCCGGGTGAATATTCACAAAAAGGGGGTCCAGCCGGACCGGCTGGTGGAGATCCCCGGAGCGATGGATCGGCTGTTGAAAACCGGCGACACCGGGCTTTTCCAGGAGATGCAACGCCGCCAGGAAGCGGAAGCCGTCAGGATATTGCGCGAGGAGGACGGCGGAAGCCGCAATAAAGCGGCTTAAATCCGCCGAAGCCTGTCTCCCGCGATTGAGCAGCAACCCAGTTTCCATGCGGAATAAGGAGTGAATGGAATGCGGCCGTTATCTTCCGCTGCCAAAACGGCCTTTATTTTTTATGCTGTTTTTGCGGTATTCCTGTTGATGGTGGACCATTGGATCCCGGGGATCGTTCCGGCGGCGGCGCCGGCCGCGGCGCCTGGCCAAGAACTGGTCTTCGAGCGGCCCGGAACAGTCGATCTGGTCTTTCTCCAAGATTCCCTGGATGAATCCTGGGGGCACTGGCTATCCTCCCGGGGCTGGCGGCCCGGCGATCTGATCCGCGGCCAGGAGGCCCAGCTGATGACGCGGGAGTATCCCCGCAACCGGTTGCGGTGGGTGAAAAGCCGGACCCGCCTGGAGCTGCCGGCTGTCGCGGAGCGGGAGGAACTGGTGGACATGGCTTGGGAATGGCGGAACCTGGTAACCTCTCAGGGACTTTTTATCCGCCGGACTGACTGGGGAGTGAACCGCGGCAATGTCTGGGTGAGGCTGGAGAGCGAGGCCCGGATCCGCCTGTCCGGGAAGGCGTTGCGCTTGCCTATGGCGGAACTCCTGATCAGTCAACGGCTATCCCCCGGCAAACCGCTGGTTTGGAATTGGCGGGGCCTGATCCCCGAACCCCATCCCAAACTGCCGCCCGCTCCGCCGCCGATCGCCAGCCAACCGGAACCGCCGCCCCAGCCGCAATCCCCGCCCCCGCCCCGTCCGACAGCCGCGCCGGTCCGGCCGGAGCTTCCGGCGGTCCAGTACCGGGCGAAGGTGGCACTGATCATCGATGACGTCGGCTTCGTGCGCGGCCCGGCCGACGCCATGCTGCAGGTTCCGGCCAGTCTGACCTGGTCGGTGCTGCCTTTTACGCCCTATGCCGCCGAATATATTGAGGCGGCCCGGGAACGCGGCTTCGAAATCATGCTGCATTTGCCGCTGGAACCGTTGAACGCCGCGCACAACAATCCCGGGCCCGGCCTGATCAAAGCCGAATGGCCGGAAGAACAGATCATCAGGCAGCTGGACGCCGATCTGGCCCAGGTTCCGGGCGCGGTCGGCCTGAACAACCATATGGGGTCGGCCGGAACCCACGATGACCGCCTGATGGAGATCCTGATGAAAGCCCTCAAGGAACGGGGGATCTTCTTCGTGGACAGCAATACCGGAGACGGCGCCCACCCCTCGGTGGCCGGCAAATACGCCCGGGAATACCGGGTGCCTTATGCCAAACGGCGCATCTTTATCGACAACTCCAGCGATCCGGAGTCGAAAAAGAACGCGTTGCGGCAGCTGATGGCGCTGGCCCTGGCCGAAGGGGAAGCGATCGGAATCGGCCATGTCCGCGAGGGGACGGCCGAAGCCATCCGCGCGGTGCTGCCCGAATTCGCCGAGGCCGGAGTGCGGATCGTGCCAGTCTCGGAATTGGTCCAATGAGAGAATTGCCTAATTTTTATAAGCCGCCGGTCAGGCGGCTTTTTGACTGCCGGGGCGGCAGTCCCGTTCCGGGGAACCGGCCGTAACCGAAATGTAATTGGTCGGGGAAAAGGGTTTTCCGGGTTCCACGTCGAATATATGTTCGAATACGGAATGACTGAAAAAGGGTATAATGGTTGTGAGGTGTTACCGATGGACCAACGATTTGTGCTCCGTTCCGAATATCAACCCAGCGGCGATCAGCCCGAGGCCATTGCGGGGCTGGCCCAGGGGATCCGGTCCGGCCTGCGCGATCAGGTTTTGCTCGGCGTGACCGGTTCGGGCAAGACCTTCACCATGGCCAAGGTGATCGAGGAAGTGCAGCTGCCCACCCTGGTGCTGGCCCACAACAAGACGCTGGCCGCCCAATTGTACAGCGAATTCAAGGAGTTCTTCCCCGAGAACGCGGTGGGCTATTTTGTGAGCTATTACGATTACTACCAGCCGGAGGCCTATGTGCCCCAGACCGACCTGTATATTGAGAAGGATTCCAGCATCAACGACGAGATCGACCGGTTGCGCCACGCGGCCACTTCTTCGCTCTTTCAGCGGAAAGACGTGATCATCGTGGCCAGCGTCTCCTGTATCTACGGCTTGGGCTCGCCGGAAGACT
The sequence above is a segment of the Hydrogenispora ethanolica genome. Coding sequences within it:
- a CDS encoding divergent polysaccharide deacetylase family protein codes for the protein MRPLSSAAKTAFIFYAVFAVFLLMVDHWIPGIVPAAAPAAAPGQELVFERPGTVDLVFLQDSLDESWGHWLSSRGWRPGDLIRGQEAQLMTREYPRNRLRWVKSRTRLELPAVAEREELVDMAWEWRNLVTSQGLFIRRTDWGVNRGNVWVRLESEARIRLSGKALRLPMAELLISQRLSPGKPLVWNWRGLIPEPHPKLPPAPPPIASQPEPPPQPQSPPPPRPTAAPVRPELPAVQYRAKVALIIDDVGFVRGPADAMLQVPASLTWSVLPFTPYAAEYIEAARERGFEIMLHLPLEPLNAAHNNPGPGLIKAEWPEEQIIRQLDADLAQVPGAVGLNNHMGSAGTHDDRLMEILMKALKERGIFFVDSNTGDGAHPSVAGKYAREYRVPYAKRRIFIDNSSDPESKKNALRQLMALALAEGEAIGIGHVREGTAEAIRAVLPEFAEAGVRIVPVSELVQ
- a CDS encoding murein hydrolase activator EnvC family protein; amino-acid sequence: MARPFRQAIIFLLPIVILAGATTGWSASNQDLERKIDQTKRKLTQTRNREKSVLGNLLSTQKKAETVRSNLQQINSKLDKTEESIDKVRDQINLTLNQLEAIRNRIRDRKSVLGKRLATIYKYGYQSYLEVLFAARDYGEFVSRFEMVGRYVRGDLALLKELQDQQEEVARKKEVIARQHEELRQQQTAYAQLQKSAKNEHSRWLSKMQEQQRQLAAIQNDRRSLERALDELEELSKQMESQIRGMQNNSKVALGTGRYIWPTRGTITSYFGYRIHPILRKRKYHSGLDIAAPRGRSIVAADNGVVIFSGRNGGYGKMIIIDHGAGYSTVYAHCDYLLVAQGRSVTKGQEIGKVGTTGLATGPHVHFEVRKNGVPVNPLDYL
- the ftsX gene encoding permease-like cell division protein FtsX; protein product: MKVRTLWYFSREAGVGLGRNGLMSFAATATVTLSLMLLSCFYIVIANCNHFVNMAKGVLEIRVYLKDGSDPVAVQQRIAELTGVKRLRYVSKNDGAKWLEKNLGVADLFTENENPLPDMVNIKLTDDAKVKPLVQQLTALEGVAEVEYGKTFVESMLIVTRVIGVIGFGLVLIIGLVVLYIIVNTIRLTVLARRKEIEIMKLVGATDWFIRLPFMLEGIFIGLGGAFISIVVMSKGYHLLLAYIKQLAPFIPLLSERLINQGLYLIIPALGVCFGALGSLLSLKRFLRV
- a CDS encoding bifunctional 2-keto-4-hydroxyglutarate aldolase/2-keto-3-deoxy-6-phosphogluconate aldolase, with product MKLDKEQIIAKICDCGLVAVVRAETSDQAIKIAEACASAGVAGIEITFTVPGAADVIKDCAKKFNNGEIIIGAGTVMDPETARTAILAGAQYVVSPYLSKETVTLCNRYRVPVMPGAMTIREAVECMEAGADIVKIFPGELFGPAIIKSIRGPIPYAKMMPTGGVSLENVGEWIKAGAVAVGVGGNLIGPAKTGDYESVARIAKEYIAKIKEARSKK
- a CDS encoding S41 family peptidase, which codes for MSKIRRIWLAVILIPALLAAGVLGWWWQSKVRNGRYRDLLPAFYVMGVLKLSYYQPVNLDALLNAYWKTGNITGMLKVLNDPYTRYLDRNAYAELKKETQGSFGGIGVYLIPKADQLIISTVVKGSPGAKAGLQQGDRITKVGDQWVKDLSAEVAIAKIRGPAGSAVDLQISRGEGQDRRELSFRIMRENILIPTVEMTTKADPVLGKIGFIKISQFAETTPADLAGKLAEIDRDAAYRGLVLDLRANPGGSLEAAHKVASHFIPAGAPVLHIQRRGYPEESLPAEDYRHRRLPMVVLVDSWSASASEIVAGAIKDQKRATLVGTHTFGKDLIQEVKELPGETAITVTIASYLTSGRVNIHKKGVQPDRLVEIPGAMDRLLKTGDTGLFQEMQRRQEAEAVRILREEDGGSRNKAA
- the ftsE gene encoding cell division ATP-binding protein FtsE, whose product is MIQFQGVSKVYPNGVVALNEIDLSIEKGEFVFMVGPSGAGKTTFIKLVIRRELPNQGQIYIGRKNLARMKEREIPRFRRNIGVIFQDYKLLPNKTVFENVSFALEVIEASRREIMRQVPAVLELVGLKDKANVFPQELSGGEQQRVSLARSIVNRPLLLLADEPTGNLDPDTSWGIMDLLMEINKRGTTIVMATHNKSIVDRMRRRVIAMENGKITRDEQKGVYGLEG
- a CDS encoding zinc-ribbon domain-containing protein, which gives rise to MFFIFGFTPVKKTGQQTLRRHCPHCNDLRNFQEILVRQYISFFFIPIFPVSAATPLFTCSSCGYSIAQELMREAAAPEIPASPAGNPAGQVVILCPRCEGAMALPLSESRQEVTCPHCAMEFKVKGIKDQIPAAIIRQSAQSI
- a CDS encoding SPFH domain-containing protein, whose protein sequence is MFWIPLLALIGLGVLVAFILLGGCFMVSQGQAAVLERLGKFHRVVYSGIHFRIPLLETFRVVGFINREEYRKDFGPYRIDLREQIFDMCKQHVITHDNVPVDVDTIIYYRVTQPEQTVYGITDLPKALEQLALTHVRNEFGRMDLDVSLGSREQLNRSLQAGLHEATGKWGVQIQRVEVQEIIPPSDLKDPMEKQMIAERERRVQVLVAQAEKEAMILKAEGAKQQAILEAEAKKAEEVLAAEAQKQKTLLEAEAAREQQILVAQGRKEAQQLESEGEKIARLNWAEAESAAILKQLSAQAQGLAQISQALNAQDSNQALLALKSLEAAVQVAQNLGNGQATKLILPQEVSGLVGTLLSLAEGVRSFPAGK